The Exiguobacterium acetylicum genome includes a window with the following:
- a CDS encoding ABC transporter ATP-binding protein, with the protein MSSVLSVTDLTYQIKEQSILSHISFQVMAKSSFGIIGESGSGKTTLGRVILGLLEPSQGAVSLHGKAFPSGGKNKRRAIQAVFQHPLASFNPEWTVRESILEPFRCHRPILRHFPATSEEDLISALGLAVGVEARLFDRLPHQLSGGQIQRAAIARAISIEPDVIVMDEPTTGLDVVSRAHIIELLERLQQTLGVSFVLISHDIDFIRRLCSEILVLRDGRAVDLIDRLESGGSYTQRFVEAGTW; encoded by the coding sequence ATGTCATCCGTCTTATCCGTAACAGATCTTACTTATCAGATTAAGGAGCAGTCCATCCTTTCGCATATCTCGTTTCAAGTGATGGCAAAGTCGTCATTTGGCATCATTGGTGAAAGTGGGAGTGGGAAAACGACACTCGGACGAGTGATTCTTGGTCTACTCGAACCTTCTCAAGGTGCGGTTTCATTGCATGGAAAGGCATTTCCGAGTGGGGGAAAAAACAAACGACGAGCTATTCAAGCTGTCTTTCAACATCCCCTCGCATCCTTTAATCCAGAATGGACGGTTCGGGAATCGATTCTTGAACCGTTTCGTTGTCATCGTCCAATCTTGCGGCATTTTCCAGCGACATCAGAAGAGGATCTTATTTCGGCACTTGGACTTGCTGTCGGGGTAGAGGCACGACTATTCGATCGACTTCCTCACCAATTGAGTGGAGGACAAATTCAGCGTGCCGCAATCGCCCGCGCGATTTCAATCGAACCCGACGTCATCGTGATGGATGAACCGACGACAGGGCTTGATGTCGTATCCCGGGCGCATATCATCGAACTACTGGAACGCTTGCAACAAACACTCGGTGTCAGTTTTGTATTAATTTCACACGATATCGATTTCATCCGGCGTCTGTGTTCGGAAATACTCGTCTTACGCGATGGTCGTGCTGTTGATTTGATTGATCGACTGGAATCCGGTGGTTCTTATACACAACGCTTCGTTGAGGCCGGGACATGGTGA
- a CDS encoding ABC transporter ATP-binding protein, with amino-acid sequence MIQIRNLHVRAKHVLLHDVNLSLPAHQFICLVGASGSGKTLLLKRLLDRLPDGMSSSGEVLSDEPLRRGLDIGYIPQQYTDAFVPFLTMRQMLRDTYRAHGQKIDQSHIDDVLRTLELDSAWLDRFPSELSGGQLQRFAILFAVALKPRLILADELTTALDPVLTRRLLDWLTEYQHQYGATILFVTHELGPALHYGEQLVLMQEGRIVETGTPEMIEQSRHPFTMTLMQAHHTTMEERKSSCHPSYP; translated from the coding sequence ATGATTCAGATACGGAACTTACACGTTCGGGCGAAACACGTCCTTCTGCATGATGTGAACCTATCGCTGCCGGCTCATCAATTCATTTGTCTCGTCGGAGCGAGCGGAAGTGGAAAAACACTCCTGCTTAAACGATTACTAGATCGATTGCCGGACGGGATGTCCTCTAGCGGGGAGGTCCTTTCAGATGAACCACTTCGACGAGGTCTTGATATCGGTTACATTCCTCAACAATACACGGATGCGTTTGTTCCGTTTTTAACGATGCGTCAGATGCTACGGGATACGTATCGTGCGCATGGACAAAAGATTGATCAATCTCACATCGATGACGTCTTACGAACACTCGAGTTGGACTCTGCTTGGTTGGACCGGTTTCCATCAGAATTAAGCGGTGGGCAATTGCAACGGTTCGCGATCCTGTTTGCCGTCGCCTTAAAACCGCGGTTGATTTTGGCCGATGAGTTAACGACAGCGCTTGATCCTGTGTTGACACGTCGTTTACTCGACTGGTTGACCGAATACCAACACCAGTACGGAGCAACGATTTTGTTCGTCACCCATGAATTAGGACCTGCTTTACACTATGGCGAACAGCTCGTCTTGATGCAGGAAGGGCGAATCGTCGAGACGGGAACACCAGAGATGATTGAGCAAAGTCGTCATCCGTTCACGATGACCTTGATGCAAGCGCATCATACAACAATGGAAGAAAGGAAGAGTTCATGTCATCCGTCTTATCCGTAA
- a CDS encoding ABC transporter permease, with protein MTTVLLTAIIGTFLGCLSGFYGGRLKRLIHRLEDGLVIFPDTVLALVIAGLFGASPQSLIFAVLLIKWISYARLSETLVTETIQKPFISMARINGLTGKMILRRHILPPIIRQVLVLMSLDVGKVILFLSAFSYIGLGVQAPFPEWGAMLNEGRPYFSSAPRLMLLPGACIVLTVVATMGWTRWMKKKGGQPDDSDTELTRSGETRPSA; from the coding sequence TTGACGACGGTTCTGCTCACTGCAATCATCGGTACTTTCCTGGGTTGTCTTTCAGGATTTTACGGTGGACGACTCAAACGATTGATTCATCGATTAGAAGATGGACTCGTCATTTTTCCGGATACCGTCCTTGCACTTGTCATCGCTGGATTATTCGGTGCAAGTCCACAAAGTTTAATCTTTGCCGTTTTACTGATCAAATGGATATCCTATGCGCGATTAAGTGAAACACTTGTGACCGAGACGATTCAAAAGCCATTCATTAGCATGGCACGCATTAATGGTCTAACAGGCAAGATGATCTTACGACGCCACATCCTTCCTCCCATCATCCGTCAAGTCCTCGTTTTGATGAGTTTGGATGTCGGGAAAGTCATTTTATTCTTGTCAGCGTTCTCTTATATCGGTCTTGGTGTCCAGGCACCATTTCCAGAATGGGGAGCAATGTTAAACGAAGGGCGTCCTTATTTCAGTTCGGCTCCTCGACTCATGCTCTTACCAGGTGCGTGTATCGTCCTCACCGTCGTTGCGACGATGGGGTGGACCCGGTGGATGAAGAAAAAAGGAGGACAACCAGATGATTCAGATACGGAACTTACACGTTCGGGCGAAACACGTCCTTCTGCATGA
- a CDS encoding ABC transporter permease, translated as MQPIVKRLLSLGLFTLIMTFSCFSLLRLLPGDPVLTLLNIDELSATPEQIEAARRELGYDQPLLVQYVRWLQDILTLRFGDSLQTGRPVIEMLRESYLVTVELTLGGIAIALLIALPLGIGSALTTSRSVVRFANAVSVAGAAIPGFWIGLLLVDLFAIRLGWLPVMGREGMTSLVLPALSLGLPLASVYIPLIRLNLRRELDQPYIELARIRGVDERTILWRYALRGSMPPVLSVFGLTLGSLAGGVVVLEVLFAYPGVGKLMVDAILQRDYPLIQGYILLTTGVILVLHQGIRSLNRALRPDWKRGTHR; from the coding sequence ATGCAACCGATCGTCAAGCGATTGTTATCGCTCGGTTTATTTACGCTCATCATGACGTTCAGCTGTTTTAGTTTATTACGTTTGTTACCGGGAGATCCGGTTTTAACGTTATTAAATATCGATGAATTATCAGCAACACCCGAACAAATCGAGGCCGCACGCCGTGAATTAGGATACGATCAGCCGTTGCTCGTCCAGTACGTCCGGTGGCTCCAAGATATCCTCACTTTACGGTTTGGGGACTCGTTACAAACCGGACGACCGGTCATCGAGATGCTGCGCGAGAGTTATCTCGTGACGGTAGAACTGACATTAGGAGGGATTGCGATTGCATTACTGATCGCGTTACCACTTGGAATCGGGAGTGCCTTGACAACGAGCCGAAGCGTCGTGCGATTTGCAAACGCCGTCAGCGTCGCGGGTGCGGCGATACCTGGTTTTTGGATTGGTCTGCTACTCGTCGATCTGTTTGCCATCCGTCTTGGCTGGCTTCCCGTGATGGGACGAGAGGGGATGACGTCACTCGTTCTCCCGGCACTTTCGCTTGGTCTTCCCCTTGCGAGCGTCTATATTCCATTGATTCGACTGAATTTACGGCGTGAATTGGATCAACCGTATATTGAATTGGCACGGATTCGTGGTGTAGACGAGCGGACGATTCTTTGGCGTTATGCATTACGGGGGAGTATGCCACCGGTTCTGTCCGTATTCGGTCTGACGCTCGGTAGTCTTGCCGGAGGCGTTGTTGTCCTTGAAGTCCTATTCGCGTATCCGGGTGTCGGGAAGTTGATGGTCGATGCAATCTTACAACGTGATTATCCGCTGATCCAAGGATATATCTTGCTGACGACAGGCGTCATTCTCGTCTTGCATCAAGGGATCCGGTCGCTGAACCGGGCATTACGACCAGATTGGAAAAGGGGCACACACCGATGA
- the nikA gene encoding nickel ABC transporter substrate-binding protein: MSTYKTTSLIGSVFLGLALAGCVASDTSQEKNHLTFVYNFATQSLDPHRDSSYVPLRAGVTETLVRLDDERLTVEPWLAKKWSYEGKRTWRIVLQDDVTFHNGKRLDAAAVKSSLERSIQENPGVKNALNIETIKTDGPDLLIQTKTTYPEFISELVNPNTAIIDTEASGVTKEPMGTGPFQVDRFAPGTKVELKRFKSYWQAQAKLDSVDFVFNEDAGARTNALRAGQADIVYRPEIESVKQLKAEGLTVQATDTFRVHQLTMNVVNGPMQSLEVRQAIDALINRQQLVDHVLQGYAVKARGPFLSSFPFAPDYPKQEQKTPEEWLKQAGYTKQDGFMQKDGRPLTLTLLTYAARPDLPMIAQVIQDEAKKIGVTIKIKQIDVPEEYMASNRDWDIATYSNLTAPRGDAGYYLNATYHPKGGLNFSGVSDPALTKQIETLNRTIKIDERSRLAEQIARYVDQNRYNSFLLHPSTLVAYDGKRVKGWKTEKSEYYMITNTLQVNE, translated from the coding sequence ATGTCTACATATAAAACAACAAGCCTCATCGGTAGTGTCTTCCTCGGTTTGGCACTTGCCGGTTGTGTTGCTTCTGATACATCACAAGAGAAAAATCATTTGACGTTCGTTTATAACTTCGCGACCCAATCACTCGACCCACATCGGGACAGTAGTTATGTTCCGCTCCGCGCGGGAGTAACAGAGACGCTCGTCCGTCTTGATGACGAACGATTGACGGTCGAACCGTGGCTCGCAAAAAAATGGTCCTATGAAGGAAAACGAACATGGCGGATCGTCTTACAAGACGACGTGACGTTCCATAACGGAAAACGACTTGATGCAGCTGCCGTCAAATCGTCTCTTGAACGCTCGATTCAGGAAAATCCGGGTGTCAAAAATGCCTTGAACATCGAGACGATCAAAACAGACGGACCGGATCTGCTTATCCAAACAAAAACGACTTATCCAGAGTTCATCTCGGAACTCGTCAATCCGAACACAGCGATCATCGATACGGAGGCAAGCGGTGTGACGAAGGAACCGATGGGAACAGGTCCATTTCAAGTCGACCGGTTCGCTCCAGGAACAAAAGTTGAATTAAAACGCTTTAAATCGTACTGGCAAGCACAAGCAAAACTCGATTCCGTCGATTTCGTCTTCAATGAAGACGCTGGCGCACGAACGAATGCCTTACGTGCCGGGCAAGCGGATATCGTCTATCGTCCGGAGATTGAGAGTGTCAAACAGTTAAAGGCTGAAGGGTTGACGGTTCAAGCGACGGATACGTTCCGCGTTCATCAGTTGACGATGAATGTCGTGAACGGACCGATGCAATCGCTTGAAGTTCGACAAGCGATCGACGCCTTGATTAACCGACAACAACTCGTCGACCATGTTCTGCAGGGGTATGCTGTTAAAGCGCGCGGTCCGTTCCTTTCGTCATTCCCGTTTGCTCCAGATTATCCGAAGCAAGAGCAGAAGACACCAGAAGAATGGTTGAAGCAAGCTGGTTACACAAAACAAGATGGATTCATGCAAAAAGACGGTCGTCCCTTAACGTTAACGTTACTAACGTATGCCGCTCGACCTGACTTACCGATGATTGCCCAAGTCATCCAAGACGAGGCGAAAAAAATCGGTGTGACGATCAAGATCAAACAAATCGATGTACCAGAAGAATACATGGCGAGCAATCGGGACTGGGACATTGCGACGTACAGTAACCTGACAGCTCCACGTGGCGATGCCGGGTATTACTTGAATGCGACCTATCATCCAAAGGGAGGACTGAACTTCAGTGGCGTTTCGGATCCTGCTTTGACAAAACAGATTGAGACGTTGAACCGGACGATTAAGATCGATGAGCGTTCACGCCTTGCTGAGCAGATCGCACGATATGTCGATCAAAATCGCTACAATAGCTTCTTGCTCCATCCTTCAACGCTTGTTGCGTATGACGGCAAACGTGTCAAAGGGTGGAAGACAGAAAAAAGTGAGTACTACATGATCACGAATACGCTTCAGGTGAACGAATAA
- a CDS encoding methyl-accepting chemotaxis protein, protein MSMQEQAAHVTDTQVIRAIEQNLAIIRFDDRRKVAYVNELFARTMGYEVEELIGKYHRDLCFPAYVNSPDYELFWRKLMQGITYQDKIERRAADGQQKWLEATYMPIYSDDGRRVVGVSKIASDITIRQQDVLRMAAELNETSAFLTVKSESGRQDGLNVLATVQQVEAESVDNLSSLVALRKDANSITDIVKTIRDIAAQTNLLALNAAIEAARAGEHGRGFDVVATEVRNLSNKVSHSIGEIKDNIEGIVARIEDVSHSIERISSKVKDSTGQLEHTVSEFDQLADSAKQLERQAKQFVDVL, encoded by the coding sequence ATGTCGATGCAAGAACAGGCAGCTCACGTTACTGACACACAAGTCATTCGAGCAATCGAGCAAAATCTAGCCATCATCCGGTTTGACGATCGACGGAAAGTCGCATATGTCAATGAACTGTTTGCCCGGACGATGGGGTACGAGGTGGAAGAATTAATCGGAAAATATCATCGTGATCTCTGCTTTCCAGCGTACGTCAACAGTCCGGATTACGAGTTGTTTTGGCGCAAATTAATGCAGGGAATCACGTATCAGGACAAGATCGAACGACGAGCTGCCGATGGTCAACAGAAGTGGCTCGAAGCGACGTACATGCCGATTTATTCGGATGACGGGCGCCGGGTCGTCGGTGTGTCGAAAATTGCATCAGACATCACGATTCGCCAACAGGACGTCTTACGAATGGCGGCTGAACTCAACGAAACATCAGCGTTCTTGACGGTCAAATCGGAAAGTGGTCGTCAGGACGGTCTGAACGTCCTTGCGACCGTCCAACAAGTCGAGGCGGAATCGGTCGACAACTTATCGAGTCTTGTTGCTTTACGAAAGGATGCCAACTCAATCACCGACATCGTCAAGACGATCCGGGATATTGCCGCGCAGACGAATCTACTTGCCTTAAATGCGGCAATCGAGGCGGCACGCGCTGGTGAACACGGGCGCGGATTTGATGTCGTTGCAACCGAAGTTCGAAACCTGTCGAACAAGGTGTCTCACTCGATCGGGGAAATCAAGGACAATATCGAAGGGATCGTTGCGCGAATTGAGGACGTCTCGCACAGTATCGAGCGGATTTCAAGCAAGGTCAAGGACAGTACCGGTCAACTCGAGCATACAGTCAGTGAGTTCGATCAGTTAGCCGATTCTGCCAAACAACTGGAGCGCCAGGCGAAACAGTTCGTCGACGTTTTATAA
- a CDS encoding glucose 1-dehydrogenase, producing MRLTGKTIIVTGAGSGMGEAMAKLFAQEGARIVAADIRLETVERVATEIKEAGGEAMAVASDIAKLGAAGELVKQTIDAYGKLDVLVNNAGIMDGMEGVADISDERWDHVLAVNTTGTMRLMREAVKHFKEVGGGTILNNISIGGLNGARAGAAYTASKHAVIGLTKNTAFFYAGDGIRCNGIAPGAVETNIGQSMTNLNEFGMGRAMLGMGLNPRAGHPDEIAKLALFLVSDEASFINGAIVVADGGWSAY from the coding sequence ATGCGGCTAACAGGAAAAACGATCATCGTCACGGGTGCTGGTTCTGGAATGGGTGAAGCAATGGCAAAATTGTTTGCACAAGAAGGCGCACGAATCGTCGCAGCGGACATTCGGTTAGAAACCGTCGAACGCGTCGCTACCGAAATCAAGGAAGCAGGCGGAGAAGCGATGGCTGTTGCGAGTGACATCGCAAAGCTCGGTGCAGCAGGAGAACTCGTTAAACAGACAATCGATGCTTATGGAAAGCTAGATGTTCTCGTCAATAACGCTGGAATCATGGACGGGATGGAAGGCGTAGCAGATATCTCAGATGAACGATGGGATCACGTTCTTGCCGTCAATACGACGGGAACGATGCGTTTGATGCGTGAAGCAGTCAAGCATTTTAAAGAAGTCGGAGGAGGTACGATCCTCAATAACATTTCGATCGGTGGTCTGAACGGTGCCCGAGCAGGAGCTGCCTATACGGCATCGAAACATGCCGTCATCGGTCTGACGAAAAACACCGCCTTCTTTTATGCAGGAGATGGGATTCGGTGTAATGGGATCGCACCCGGAGCCGTTGAGACGAATATCGGGCAATCGATGACGAATCTGAATGAATTCGGAATGGGTCGCGCGATGCTCGGCATGGGACTCAACCCACGTGCCGGTCATCCGGATGAGATCGCAAAATTGGCATTGTTTCTGGTGTCCGATGAAGCGAGCTTTATTAACGGGGCGATCGTCGTCGCGGACGGTGGATGGAGTGCGTATTAA
- a CDS encoding Asp23/Gls24 family envelope stress response protein, with translation MANEINTTTENEVVRENKLTFEDQVIKKIAGIASNEVTGILSMSGGFMSGLTDRLRSSEDITKGIGAEVGERQVALDLKVIVEYGKNIPSIFQETVAKIKKSISDMTGLEVVEVNMHVEDVMTRAEFEAKNKSNSEQEEKSRELQ, from the coding sequence ATGGCAAACGAAATAAACACAACAACTGAAAACGAAGTGGTACGCGAAAATAAATTGACGTTCGAAGATCAAGTCATCAAAAAAATCGCTGGGATTGCGTCGAACGAAGTGACAGGCATCTTGTCAATGAGTGGTGGATTCATGAGTGGACTGACAGATCGTCTCCGGAGTTCTGAAGACATTACAAAAGGAATCGGTGCTGAAGTCGGGGAGCGTCAAGTTGCACTCGATTTGAAAGTCATCGTCGAATACGGCAAAAATATTCCATCGATCTTCCAAGAGACAGTCGCTAAAATCAAAAAATCAATCAGTGACATGACAGGGCTTGAAGTCGTCGAAGTGAATATGCATGTCGAGGACGTCATGACACGTGCCGAGTTCGAAGCAAAAAATAAATCGAACAGCGAACAAGAAGAAAAAAGTCGCGAATTGCAATAA
- a CDS encoding DUF2273 domain-containing protein, with protein sequence MKTREALYPYRFRLIGGLAGLILAILFLTIGFGPTILIVAFAAIGFLIGKWRDGALDIEGWIQFFQRD encoded by the coding sequence ATGAAGACAAGAGAAGCACTCTATCCGTATCGGTTTCGACTGATCGGAGGACTTGCCGGTCTGATCCTCGCCATCTTATTCTTGACGATTGGCTTTGGTCCGACAATCCTCATCGTTGCTTTCGCAGCGATCGGATTTTTAATTGGAAAATGGCGCGATGGTGCGCTCGATATTGAAGGGTGGATTCAGTTCTTTCAACGGGACTGA
- the amaP gene encoding alkaline shock response membrane anchor protein AmaP, which yields MNGFNRFLLVIIGILGLVSVGLLVLGVYDVPRLSSLIEQWQDQQWYSYTVLSIGGFLAFVFVILLFTGLFSRSKGQRLLIQTGDGTITISKETIERTALESIRGIGGVRTPRVHADIHSKKETVALKVDCSVFGQEGLPTIAKDIQERAKQAVESLLELPVTSTKVTISDTKTKTSERVV from the coding sequence ATGAATGGGTTCAATCGATTCTTGCTCGTCATCATAGGCATACTCGGACTCGTCAGTGTCGGGCTGCTTGTGCTCGGTGTCTATGACGTTCCACGGCTCAGTTCGTTGATTGAGCAGTGGCAGGATCAGCAATGGTATAGCTATACCGTTCTATCTATTGGAGGATTTTTAGCATTCGTATTCGTCATTCTATTATTCACTGGATTATTTAGCCGCTCGAAAGGTCAACGTTTGTTGATTCAAACGGGTGACGGAACGATTACGATTTCGAAGGAAACAATCGAACGGACGGCTTTAGAGTCGATTCGTGGAATTGGTGGTGTACGGACACCGCGTGTCCATGCCGACATCCATTCGAAAAAAGAGACGGTCGCCTTGAAAGTCGACTGCTCGGTCTTCGGACAAGAAGGATTACCGACGATCGCGAAGGATATTCAAGAACGAGCTAAACAAGCTGTCGAATCCTTACTCGAGTTGCCAGTAACGAGTACGAAAGTCACGATCAGTGACACGAAAACGAAAACATCGGAACGTGTCGTCTAA